A single Triticum dicoccoides isolate Atlit2015 ecotype Zavitan chromosome 2A, WEW_v2.0, whole genome shotgun sequence DNA region contains:
- the LOC119356856 gene encoding uncharacterized vacuolar membrane protein YML018C-like, translated as MGPNLKYRAGLVLIVAVVLIWVTSAEVTQGIFANYKQPFAITYLGASLMVIYIPLAFLKDFIYRLLRRNSGSSKASKIASKSSFGGSAPLKNGEFQKMLEMEPQKTVVIKITDVDIPVLEETKPLICGIGECEGGVLKEQQLSTKEIAIYGLYLCPIWFVTEYLSNAALARTSVASTTVLSSTSGLFTLFIGVLLGQDSINAAKVIAVFVSMAGVAMTTMGQTWATDESEVSNSGATQRTLLGDMFGLMSAMSYGLFTVLLKKFAGGEGSEKVDVQKLFGFLGLFSLCLLWWLVWPLTALGIEPKFTMPHSAKVDEVVLANGLIGSVLSDYFWALSVVWTNPLVATLGMSLTIPLAMVADMVIHGRHYSAVYIFGSVQVFSGFVIANLADRVSRFLGL; from the exons ATGGGTCCCAACCTCAAGTACCGGGCTGGGCTCGTCCTCATCGTCGCCGTCGTGCTCATATGGGTCACCTCCGCCGAGGTCACGCAG GGGATTTTCGCTAACTACAAGCAACCATTCGCAATTACTTACTTGGGGGCCTCCCTTATGGTGATCTACATCCCGTTGGCATTTCTGAAGGATTTTATATACAGATTGCTGAGAAGGAATTCTGGAAGCAGCAAGGCCTCAAAAATCGCGAGCAAATCTTCATTTGGCGGTAGCGCTCCTCTGAAGAATGGTGAATTTCAGAAGATGCTGGAAATGGAACCACAGAAAACCGTGGTGATAAAAATTACTGATGTGGACATTCCTGTACTAGAAGAGACGAAACCACTCATCTGTGGAATTGGTGAATGTGAGGGTGGGGTTTTGAAGGAGCAACAGCTTTCCACCAAGGAGATTGCAATTTATGGGTTGTATCTTTGTCCCATATGGTTTGTCACAGAG TATTTGTCAAATGCGGCACTTGCAAGAACCAGTGTGGCAAGCACTACTGTACTATCTTCAACTTCGGGACTCTTCACCCTTTTCATTGGTGTGCTACTGGGCCAAGATTCCATAAATGCTGCCAAAGTTATTGCTGTTTTTGTTAGCATGGCTGGTGTGGCAATGACAACTATGggccagacttgggcaacagatgAATCAGAAGTAAGCAATTCAGG GGCCACACAGAGGACTCTTCTAGGAGACATGTTTGGTCTTATGTCAGCTATGTCATATGGTCTATTCACAG TGCTTCTCAAAAAGTTTGCTGGAGGAGAAGGATCAGAAAAGGTTGATGTCCAAAAACTGTTTGGTTTTCTCGGACTTTTCAGTCTTTGTCTTCTCTGGTGGCTTG TGTGGCCATTAACTGCACTTGGCATTGAGCCAAAGTTTACAATGCCCCACTCAGCTAAAGTGGATGAAGTGGTGCTGGCAAACGGCCTTATTGGGAGTGTGCTATCAGACTACTTTTG GGCTCTTTCCGTGGTTTGGACTAATCCCTTGGTGGCCACGTTAGGCATGTCGCTCACAATTCCACTAGCGATGGTTGCTGACATGGTCATCCACGGCCGACATTATTCAGCAGTCTACATTTTTGGCTCTGTCCAG GTATTTTCTGGGTTCGTCATCGCCAATCTTGCCGACCGCGTTTCACGTTTCTTAGGTCTATAG
- the LOC119358281 gene encoding uncharacterized protein LOC119358281 — MARVRGTGWISRRRPPKAVRGGGEDRISALPDDLLLLILRRVDTRTALGTASLSRRWSRLPAELPALDFSVFDVLPERYCSWLRLHLRIDDATDESVLANLMRYERRAMRALIGFIQSRLLLDAPRRLRRLGLQFFSADNNSGLINRLVAKAIDDWGVSNLEAVAAPFYTQLAAAHAFPGHGLCERPRASRLRKLKLGGCAVLPPLHEHGALTKLVLQDMPESVPVAAYEAVLASCPQLQVLHLVCCLCRGAEVMTVDAPMSRIRELVIDRCEFPTMIRMAALPGLERLASLGTRVSFAESASFPRLSQCNLAWFSDAQPTRTVLDFLVRRTPDIASLMIRFTGPERWIVPWSHHPSSLLPNLRRLLVADVPSSWDVSWPRLLLEKAPSLDTLHIHVAACVNEPGEEISWGAAVPRHHGLKEFVMVGFEGTARQVYLVRFVMGACAALRCVAVFKEGHARDKGHWDWEIVVQSHSWTDEERNNLLGQIMDGASSSAASVQMVFG; from the coding sequence ATGGCCAGGGTGCGCGGGACGGGTTGGATCTCACGCCGGCGGCCTCCTAAGGCGGTccgcggcggcggcgaagacaggATCAGCGCCCTCCCCGAtgatctcctcctcctcatcctgcgCCGCGTCGACACCCGCACGGCGCTCGGCACTGCGTCGCTGTCCAGGCGCTGGTCCCGCCTCCCCGCCGAGCTCCCCGCCTTGGACTTCAGTGTCTTCGACGTGCTCCCGGAGCGCTACTGCAGCTGGCTCCGCCTCCATCTCAGGATCGACGACGCCACGGATGAGAGTGTCCTGGCTAACTTGATGAGGTACGAGCGCCGCGCCATGCGCGCCCTAATCGGCTTCATCCAGAGCCGCCTCTTGTTGGACGCTCCCCGGAGGCTCCGCCGGCTGGGGCTCCAGTTCTTCTCCGCCGACAATAACAGCGGCCTCATCAACCGGCTCGTCGCCAAGGCCATCGACGACTGGGGGGTCAGCAATCTGGAGGCCGTCGCCGCGCCGTTCTACACGCAGCTGGCCGCCGCCCACGCCTTTCCCGGCCACGGCCTCTGCGAGCGTCCCCGCGCGTCGCGCCTGCGGAAGCTCAAGCTCGGGGGCTGCGCCGTGCTCCCGCCGCTTCACGAGCACGGCGCGCTCACCAAGCTCGTTCTGCAAGACATGCCGGAGTCGGTGCCTGTCGCGGCCTACGAGGCCGTGCTCGCCTCGTGCCCGCAGCTGCAGGTGCTGCACCTCGTGTGCTGCCTCTGCCGCGGCGCCGAGGTCATGACCGTCGACGCCCCAATGTCGCGGATCAGGGAGCTCGTCATCGACAGGTGCGAGTTCCCGACGATGATACGCATGGCGGCCCTTCCCGGCCTCGAGAGGCTGGCCTCGCTCGGAACCAGGGTGTCCTTCGCGGAGTCGGCCTCGTTTCCCCGCCTCAGCCAGTGCAACCTCGCCTGGTTCTCCGATGCCCAGCCGACAAGGACGGTGCTCGACTTCCTCGTCCGACGGACCCCGGACATTGCCAGCCTTATGATCCGATTCACCGGACCGGAGAGGTGGATCGTGCCGTGGAGCCACCACCCGTCGTCGCTGCTGCCTAACCTGAGAAGGCTACTGGTCGCCGACGTGCCCTCGTCCTGGGACGTCTCGTGGCCCCGGCTCCTCCTGGAGAAGGCGCCTTCCCTCGACACCCTCCACATCCACGTCGCCGCCTGCGTGAATGAACCCGGCGAGGAGATAAGCTGGGGGGCTGCCGTGCCTCGGCACCATGGCCTCAAGGAGTTCGTGATGGTCGGTTTCGAGGGGACGGCGAGGCAGGTTTACCTTGTCAGGTTCGTCATGGGAGCGTGCGCGGCGCTGCGGTGTGTCGCCGTGTTCAAGGAAGGGCATGCTCGTGACAAGGGGCACTGGGACTGGGAGATAGTGGTGCAGTCACACTCGTGGACCGACGAGGAGAGGAACAACTTGCTGGGCCAGATCATGGATGGCGCTTCTTCCTCGGCTGCCTCGGTTCAAATGGTTTTTGGCTGA
- the LOC119356858 gene encoding tryptophan decarboxylase 1-like, whose protein sequence is MGSLGTNPMSFSAIPDDKAAFEPLNPEDVRAYLHKAVDFISDYYTNIESMPVLPNVKPGYLQDELSASPPTYSAPFDVTMKELRTSVVPGMTHWASPNFFAFFPSTNSAAAIAGDLIASAMNTVGFTWQASPAATEMEVLALDWLAQLLRLPTTFMNRTSTGRGTGGGVILGTTSEAMLVTLVAARDAALRRSGSVGVSGIPRLAVYAADQTHSTFFKACRLAGFDPANIRSIPTGPETNYGLDPAKLLEVMQADADAGLVPTYVCATVGTTSSNAVDPVGDVADVAAMFSAWVHVDAAYAGSACICPEFRHHLDGVERVDSISMSPHKWLLTCLDCTCLYVRDAHRLSDSLETNPEYLKNDATESGEVTDLKDMQVGVGRRFRGLKLWMVMRTYGTAKLQEHIRSDVAMAKMFEDFVRADDRFEVVVPRNFALVCFRIKASGAMMEKDADEANRVLMENLNKTGKAYLAHTVIGDKFVLRFAVGSSLQEERHVRSAWDLIKKTTSSIMD, encoded by the coding sequence ATGGGCAGCTTGGGCACCAACCCCATGTCCTTCTCCGCCATCCCCGATGACAAGGCGGCGTTCGAGCCGCTCAACCCCGAAGATGTCCGTGCATACCTCCACAAGGCCGTCGACTTCATCTCCGACTACTACACCAACATCGAGTCCATGCCCGTACTCCCTAACGTGAAGCCGGGGTACCTGCAAGACGAGCTCAGCGCGTCCCCGCCAACTTACTCTGCGCCATTCGACGTCACCATGAAGGAGCTCAGGACCTCCGTTGTCCCCGGCATGACGCACTGGGCTAGCCCCaacttcttcgccttcttcccctcCACCAACAGCGCAGCTGCGATCGCCGGCGACCTCATTGCCTCAGCCATGAACACCGTCGGATTCACGTGGCAGGCCTCACCTGCCGCCACTGAGATGGAGGTTCTCGCTCTTGACTGGCTTGCGCAGCTCCTGCGTCTGCCCACAACCTTCATGAACCGCACCAGCACTGGTCGTGGCACCGGCGGTGGGGTTAtccttggcacaacaagcgaggccaTGCTCGTCACGCTAGTCGCCGCCCGTGATGCAGCGCTACGTCGAAGCGGCTCTGTCGGCGTGTCTGGCATTCCACGCTTGGCTGTGTATGCTGCCGACCAAACCCACTCCACGTTCTTCAAGGCTTGTCGCCTCGCGGGATTTGACCCTGCCAACATCCGCTCCATCCCTACCGGGCCAGAAACCAATTATGGGCTCGACCCGGCAAAGCTTCTCGAGGTCATGCAAGCTGATGCCGACGCTGGTCTTGTGCCAACATATGTCTGTGCGACCGTGGGCACCACGTCTTCCAATGCAGTTGACCCGGTGGGCGACGTCGCCGATGTTGCCGCCATGTTCAGTGCATGGGTCCACGTCGATGCTGCCTACGCTGGCAGTGCATGTATCTGCCCTGAGTTTCGCCACCATCTCGACGGCGTCGAGCGCGTGGACTCCATTAGCATGAGCCCACACAAATGGCTTCTCACATGCCTTGATTGCACATGTCTCTATGTCCGTGATGCTCACCGACTGAGTGACTCATTGGAGACCAACCCGGAGTATCTCAAGAATGATGCTACCGAGTCCGGCGAGGTCACCGATCTTAAAGACATGCAGGTCGGCGTTGGCCGGCGCTTCCGCGGGCTCAAGCTTTGGATGGTCATGCGTACCTATGGTACCGCAAAGCTCCAAGAGCACATCCGTAGTGATGTTGCCATGGCCAAGATGTTTGAAGATTTCGTCCGTGCCGATGACAGGTTTGAAGTGGTCGTACCGAGGAACTTTGCTCTTGTTTGCTTTCGGATCAAGGCAAGTGGAGCCATGATGGAGAAGGATGCTGACGAGGCCAACCGCGTGCTAATGGAAAATCTGAACAAAACTGGCAAGGCTTATCTTGCACACACGGTGATCGGTGACAAATTTGTGCTCCGTTTCGCCGTTGGATCGTCGCTGCAAGAGGAAAGGCATGTGAGAAGTGCATGGGACCTCATCAAGAAGACCACGAGCAGTATCATGGATTAA
- the LOC119356859 gene encoding tryptophan decarboxylase 1-like has translation MGSLGTNPMSFSAIPDDKAAFEPLNPEDVRAYLHKAVDFISDYYTNIESMPVLPNVKPGYLQDELSASPPTYSAPFDVTMKELRTSVVPGMTHWASPNFFAFFPSTNSAAAIAGDLIASAMNTVGFTWQASPAATEMEVLALDWLAQLLRLPTTFMNRTSTGRGTGGGVILGTTSEAMLVTLVAARDAALRRSGSVGVSGIPRLAVYAADQTHSTFFKACRLAGFDPANIRSIPTGPETNYGLDPAKLLEVMQADADAGLVPTYVCATVGTTSSNAVDPVGDVADVAAMFSAWVHVDAAYAGSACICPEFRHHLDGVERVDSISMSPHKWLLTCLDCTCLYVRDAHRLSDSLETNPEYLKNDATESGEVTDLKDMQVGVGRRFRGLKLWMVMRTYGTAKLQEHIRSDVAMAKMFEDFVRADDRFEVVVPRNFALVCFRIKASGAMMEKDADEANRVLMENLNKTGKAYLAHTVVGDKFVLRFAVGSSLQEERHVRSAWDLIKKTTGSIMD, from the coding sequence ATGGGCAGCTTGGGCACCAACCCCATGTCCTTCTCCGCCATCCCCGATGACAAGGCGGCGTTCGAGCCGCTCAACCCCGAAGATGTCCGTGCATACCTCCACAAGGCCGTCGACTTCATCTCCGACTACTACACCAACATCGAGTCCATGCCCGTACTCCCTAACGTGAAGCCGGGGTACCTGCAAGACGAGCTCAGCGCGTCCCCGCCAACTTACTCTGCGCCATTCGACGTCACCATGAAGGAGCTCAGGACCTCCGTTGTCCCCGGCATGACGCACTGGGCTAGCCCCaacttcttcgccttcttcccctcCACCAACAGCGCAGCTGCGATCGCCGGCGACCTCATTGCCTCAGCCATGAACACCGTCGGATTCACGTGGCAGGCCTCACCTGCCGCCACTGAGATGGAGGTTCTCGCTCTTGACTGGCTTGCGCAGCTCCTGCGTCTGCCCACAACCTTCATGAACCGCACCAGCACTGGTCGTGGCACCGGCGGTGGGGTTAtccttggcacaacaagcgaggccaTGCTCGTCACGCTAGTCGCCGCCCGTGATGCAGCGCTACGTCGAAGCGGCTCTGTCGGCGTGTCTGGCATTCCACGCTTGGCTGTGTATGCTGCCGACCAAACCCACTCCACGTTCTTCAAGGCTTGTCGCCTCGCGGGATTTGACCCTGCCAACATCCGCTCCATCCCTACCGGGCCAGAAACCAATTATGGGCTCGACCCGGCAAAGCTTCTCGAGGTCATGCAAGCTGATGCCGACGCTGGTCTTGTGCCAACATATGTCTGTGCGACCGTGGGCACCACGTCTTCCAATGCAGTTGACCCGGTGGGCGACGTCGCCGATGTTGCCGCCATGTTCAGTGCATGGGTCCACGTCGATGCTGCCTACGCTGGCAGTGCATGTATCTGCCCTGAGTTTCGCCACCATCTCGACGGCGTCGAGCGCGTGGACTCCATTAGCATGAGCCCACACAAATGGCTTCTCACATGCCTTGATTGCACATGTCTCTATGTCCGTGATGCTCACCGACTGAGTGACTCATTAGAGACCAACCCGGAGTATCTCAAGAATGATGCTACCGAGTCCGGCGAGGTCACCGATCTTAAAGACATGCAGGTCGGCGTTGGCCGGCGCTTCCGCGGGCTCAAGCTTTGGATGGTCATGCGTACCTATGGTACCGCAAAGCTCCAAGAGCACATCCGTAGTGATGTTGCCATGGCCAAGATGTTTGAAGATTTCGTCCGTGCCGATGACAGGTTTGAAGTGGTCGTACCGAGGAACTTTGCTCTTGTTTGCTTTCGGATCAAGGCAAGTGGAGCCATGATGGAGAAGGATGCTGACGAGGCCAACCGCGTGCTAATGGAAAATCTGAACAAAACTGGCAAGGCTTATCTTGCACACACGGTGGTCGGTGACAAGTTCGTGTTACGGTTCGCCGTTGGGTCGTCGCTGCAGGAGGAGAGGCATGTGAGAAGTGCTTGGGACCTCATCAAGAAGACTACGGGCAGTATCATGGATTAA